Proteins co-encoded in one Spirosoma endbachense genomic window:
- a CDS encoding anthrone oxygenase family protein, with amino-acid sequence MPTLQTITLASAATTTALMGGLFYAYSCSVNPGLGRLSDVAYLSAMQSINRAILNPVFFVGFMGTAILLPLSTWSHYQQPVSGRFWLLLCASIVYLIGTFGVTILGNVPLNDALDAFSIQTASAEEVTAQRARFEAPWNRLHAIRTVAAVLAVILVIIACLTDRETTSSATDVN; translated from the coding sequence ATGCCAACCTTACAAACGATCACCCTCGCCAGTGCGGCAACAACGACTGCCCTGATGGGCGGCCTTTTTTACGCGTATTCCTGCTCGGTCAATCCCGGACTGGGTCGTTTATCCGACGTCGCGTATCTATCTGCCATGCAGTCCATTAACCGGGCTATATTGAATCCTGTCTTTTTTGTCGGCTTTATGGGAACGGCCATTCTGTTACCACTCAGTACCTGGAGCCATTATCAGCAGCCCGTCTCAGGTCGTTTCTGGCTGTTGCTGTGTGCCTCCATTGTATACCTGATCGGCACGTTCGGCGTCACTATTTTAGGGAACGTTCCGCTGAATGATGCACTGGATGCGTTTTCGATACAAACCGCTTCGGCTGAAGAGGTTACGGCGCAACGAGCCAGGTTTGAAGCACCCTGGAACAGGCTGCATGCGATCCGGACAGTGGCCGCCGTACTTGCTGTTATTCTTGTTATCATTGCCTGCCTTACTGACCGGGAAACGACCAGTTCAGCTACTGATGTAAATTGA
- a CDS encoding galactose oxidase — MLCIASITLKAQSYGLRFAGQEEIQDNRTSLNLTPEKPLCLNGTVDITFDLSLASSYTTYFGYIFRIIQNEKQNLDLLYEQKSKSFKIIIGERFSKSVIKIDSAQLFDHWNRFRIQIDLKNSTILVYANNKLIIRDQVPFGEGDCFTIFFGGNEFRNFKSKDLPPMNLKDITISEDGKRRYHWPLNELKGTTATDELVGQTASVKNPIWIKSLHNEWKLAKQFTVNGSACVAFDPASETVHVIGSDILYRYSVRSRQGEALPQKNSPPSFLPGNQAIFNPSTGKLYNYYIDQKSISAFDSVSRSWKSETLTPKYTIATEYWQANKFIAGSGSDLYILGGYGQLTYKNSIHRYHFATKKWETIPTKGNVYSPRYLAALGTTPGADTAYLIGGYGSLTGEQMLNPKSTYDLLEYIVKENTFRKLYELPVPKADFAFANSLIIDSKSNRFYGLIFPNQQFKSHLQLIRGSLSKPTYELVGTSIPYQFHDTHSYSDLYFCPTSHQLVAVTLYRNEKNTAAIKNTTDVKLYTISFPPNALEPTPSAEKQSFKTYWLWILAGLVAGGLVLIYARRRRQLESQRPHPNLLSEQSPARGVPVDEPSLASNFVDKPVFRASVYLFGNFQVFDHSGSDITKLFTPLLKELFLLLALNNIGKQRGVPSEKLNEILWPDKSGRDASNNRSVNIAKLRSILEKAGPCSLSKESGYWNILFDFNQIYVDYERYMAIINNKATLTKQTIIELEEITKRGSFLLNTEYYWLDDFKADISNNIINTFLQYADKLNINDDPEFLIQLTNFIFYYDPVNEDAIILKCKSLALMGKHTLAKNAFEKFTRDYKIIYGEDYKQSFSAFMD, encoded by the coding sequence ATGCTCTGTATAGCTTCAATTACCCTCAAAGCCCAATCGTATGGGCTGCGTTTTGCAGGGCAGGAAGAAATACAGGATAATCGTACTTCCCTGAATCTTACCCCAGAAAAGCCTTTATGCCTCAATGGAACGGTTGACATTACGTTTGACTTATCGCTGGCCTCAAGCTATACAACCTATTTTGGGTACATTTTCAGAATCATACAGAATGAAAAGCAAAATCTTGACTTACTGTACGAACAAAAATCGAAGAGTTTTAAAATCATTATTGGGGAGCGATTTTCTAAGTCCGTCATAAAAATTGACTCGGCTCAATTGTTCGACCACTGGAATCGGTTCAGAATACAGATCGATCTAAAGAATAGCACAATACTCGTCTACGCCAACAACAAGCTGATTATCAGAGACCAGGTCCCGTTCGGCGAAGGCGATTGCTTTACAATTTTTTTCGGGGGCAATGAATTCAGGAATTTCAAATCCAAAGATTTGCCACCCATGAATTTGAAAGATATAACGATATCGGAAGATGGCAAACGGAGGTATCATTGGCCTTTAAACGAGTTGAAAGGCACTACAGCAACCGATGAACTTGTGGGACAAACGGCTTCCGTTAAAAATCCCATCTGGATCAAATCGCTGCATAATGAGTGGAAATTAGCCAAACAATTTACGGTAAATGGCAGTGCCTGTGTAGCGTTTGATCCTGCTTCAGAAACGGTACATGTAATCGGCTCCGACATCCTCTATCGGTACTCTGTCCGAAGTCGTCAGGGGGAAGCGTTGCCGCAAAAAAACTCTCCTCCGAGCTTTTTGCCGGGCAATCAGGCCATTTTTAATCCATCTACCGGCAAACTTTATAATTATTACATAGATCAAAAATCCATCTCTGCCTTCGATTCTGTTTCCAGAAGCTGGAAAAGTGAGACCCTTACCCCTAAATATACCATTGCAACTGAGTATTGGCAGGCTAATAAGTTCATTGCGGGTTCTGGCTCGGACTTGTACATTCTGGGCGGATACGGCCAGTTGACGTATAAAAACAGTATTCATCGGTATCACTTTGCAACCAAAAAATGGGAAACGATCCCAACCAAAGGGAATGTTTATTCGCCCCGTTATTTAGCGGCATTGGGCACAACACCCGGTGCCGATACGGCCTATCTGATTGGTGGATACGGTAGCCTGACGGGCGAGCAAATGCTTAACCCCAAAAGCACTTACGACCTCCTGGAATACATAGTTAAGGAAAACACATTCAGAAAGCTTTACGAGCTTCCCGTTCCGAAAGCAGACTTTGCGTTTGCCAACTCGCTGATCATTGATTCAAAATCAAACCGTTTCTACGGGCTCATCTTTCCAAATCAACAATTCAAATCACACCTTCAGCTTATTCGTGGGTCGTTATCGAAACCGACCTATGAGCTGGTGGGCACCTCCATTCCGTATCAGTTTCACGATACGCATTCCTATTCAGACCTGTACTTTTGCCCGACCAGCCATCAGTTAGTTGCTGTCACGCTTTATCGAAATGAAAAGAATACCGCTGCAATAAAGAATACAACAGATGTAAAACTTTACACGATTTCTTTTCCCCCGAATGCCCTGGAACCTACCCCTTCTGCTGAAAAGCAGTCCTTCAAGACGTATTGGCTTTGGATTCTGGCTGGTCTGGTTGCAGGAGGGCTTGTACTCATCTATGCACGTCGGCGTCGCCAGTTGGAATCACAGAGGCCTCACCCAAATTTGCTGTCCGAGCAATCACCCGCCAGAGGAGTGCCTGTTGACGAACCTTCGCTTGCCAGCAATTTCGTTGACAAGCCTGTGTTCAGGGCAAGTGTTTATCTCTTTGGCAATTTTCAGGTATTTGATCATTCAGGTTCCGATATCACTAAATTATTTACTCCCCTACTTAAAGAGCTTTTTTTGCTACTGGCATTAAACAATATTGGCAAGCAACGGGGAGTGCCTTCCGAAAAACTCAATGAAATACTCTGGCCCGACAAGTCAGGCCGGGATGCAAGCAATAACCGATCGGTCAACATTGCCAAGTTGAGGAGTATACTCGAAAAAGCTGGCCCCTGCTCGCTCTCAAAGGAGTCGGGCTATTGGAACATATTGTTTGATTTTAACCAGATTTACGTTGATTATGAGCGCTATATGGCCATCATCAACAATAAAGCAACGCTCACGAAACAAACGATTATTGAACTGGAGGAGATCACTAAACGAGGCTCTTTTTTACTCAATACTGAATATTATTGGCTGGACGATTTTAAAGCGGATATTTCAAATAACATTATCAACACGTTCCTTCAATATGCGGATAAACTGAATATCAATGATGATCCTGAGTTTCTGATTCAGTTAACCAATTTCATTTTTTACTACGACCCGGTCAATGAAGATGCCATCATCCTGAAATGCAAATCACTGGCATTAATGGGAAAGCATACTTTGGCCAAGAATGCCTTCGAAAAGTTTACCAGAGACTATAAGATCATTTATGGTGAAGACTATAAACAGTCATTTTCGGCGTTTATGGACTAG
- a CDS encoding glycoside hydrolase family 140 protein → MKKLLILTGLLLMQGLLLAQQPFTNGRLKVSDNKRYLVHQNGTPFFWLGDTAWELFHRLNREEADQYLKRRAEQGFTVVQAVALAEFDGLKEQNPYGEVPLINNDPATPNEAYFKHVDYIVDKAAQYGIVIGFLPTWGDKVFKNSWGQGPEIFNTGNALVYGRYIGNRYKNRDNIVWILGGDRNPRDGSQDVAIWRAMADGIQEGVGGTDKALITYHPQPNGMEGGASKWFQNEPWFDFTMHQNGHCRFTPMYDHITVSYNRQPIKPTMDAEPIYEDHPVCFNAKDLGTSNAYDVRLYAYLDLFAGAHGHTYGCHDIWQMYSAKRPAVNNPHIFWQEALDLPGANQMTHVKRLLTARPLLDRVPDQSMIVENDLGPAERIQATRGNDYAFIYTAIGKPFTVNSGKISGKNIKAIWFDPRTGKTQPAGTFDNQKPQQFAPPSKGYGQDWVLVLDDTARNYPAL, encoded by the coding sequence ATGAAAAAACTCCTCATTCTGACCGGATTGCTGCTGATGCAGGGACTACTTCTGGCGCAACAGCCGTTTACCAATGGTCGACTGAAAGTATCCGACAATAAACGATACCTGGTTCACCAGAACGGCACGCCATTTTTCTGGCTTGGCGATACAGCCTGGGAGTTATTTCACCGACTCAACCGCGAAGAGGCCGATCAATACCTCAAACGGCGGGCCGAACAGGGATTTACGGTCGTACAGGCCGTAGCGCTTGCTGAGTTCGATGGGCTTAAGGAGCAGAATCCTTACGGCGAAGTGCCGCTTATCAACAACGATCCGGCAACGCCCAATGAAGCCTACTTCAAGCACGTCGATTACATTGTCGATAAGGCGGCCCAGTATGGTATCGTCATTGGATTTCTACCGACCTGGGGGGATAAAGTATTCAAGAACTCCTGGGGACAAGGGCCGGAAATTTTCAATACGGGCAACGCCCTGGTATATGGTCGCTACATTGGTAATCGCTACAAAAACCGCGACAATATCGTCTGGATTCTGGGTGGTGACCGCAATCCGCGTGATGGATCGCAGGATGTAGCGATCTGGCGGGCAATGGCCGATGGTATTCAGGAAGGAGTTGGTGGAACCGATAAAGCGTTAATCACATACCACCCCCAGCCGAATGGTATGGAAGGAGGGGCGTCGAAATGGTTTCAAAATGAGCCGTGGTTTGACTTTACTATGCACCAGAATGGGCATTGCCGCTTTACACCCATGTATGACCACATCACGGTGTCGTATAACCGCCAGCCAATCAAGCCCACAATGGATGCTGAACCGATCTATGAAGACCATCCGGTTTGCTTCAATGCGAAAGATCTGGGTACGTCCAACGCCTATGATGTGCGCCTGTATGCCTACCTGGACCTGTTTGCCGGGGCGCATGGGCACACTTATGGCTGCCACGACATCTGGCAGATGTACAGTGCCAAACGGCCTGCGGTTAATAATCCGCATATTTTCTGGCAGGAGGCTCTTGATCTGCCCGGCGCTAACCAGATGACTCACGTTAAACGCTTGCTAACGGCTCGTCCGTTGCTCGATCGTGTTCCCGACCAGTCGATGATTGTAGAAAATGACCTTGGCCCTGCCGAACGGATTCAGGCTACGAGAGGAAACGATTATGCATTTATTTATACTGCAATTGGAAAGCCCTTCACGGTCAATTCTGGCAAAATTTCCGGCAAGAACATCAAGGCAATCTGGTTCGATCCGCGCACGGGCAAAACCCAGCCCGCCGGTACGTTCGATAACCAGAAGCCGCAACAATTCGCTCCTCCATCAAAGGGGTATGGCCAGGACTGGGTACTTGTGCTGGATGATACGGCCAGGAATTACCCAGCTTTATAA
- a CDS encoding SDR family oxidoreductase has translation MEFAETERKMNNTQGSTEKKILILGGTGKTGSRVAHRLTQRNWPIRIGSRSGEPAFDWLDQATWELALQDIHTVYITFQPDLAVPGAVDSIRSFAETAVKNGTQKLVLLSGRGEEEAEECEQAVMNSGAEWTILRASWFCQNFSEGYLLDPILGGYMALPVRNIGEPFIDVDDIADVAVTVLAEAGHTNQLYELTGPRLLTFEEAIREIATTTGQSIQYEQISGEAYVAALTEYGVPNEYITLLTYLFTEVMDGRNATVANGVEQVLDRKPTDFAEFIHKTVASGIWATR, from the coding sequence ATGGAATTCGCAGAAACGGAACGAAAAATGAACAACACACAGGGAAGTACAGAGAAAAAAATCCTGATTTTAGGAGGAACCGGTAAAACAGGAAGCAGGGTTGCGCATCGGCTCACGCAACGCAATTGGCCCATTCGGATCGGATCGCGTTCGGGAGAGCCCGCATTCGATTGGCTGGATCAGGCGACGTGGGAGCTAGCGCTTCAGGATATCCATACCGTTTATATCACATTTCAACCCGATCTGGCTGTGCCTGGGGCGGTAGACAGCATTCGTTCGTTTGCCGAAACCGCCGTAAAAAATGGCACGCAGAAATTAGTCTTATTGTCGGGCCGGGGCGAGGAAGAAGCGGAGGAATGCGAGCAGGCCGTAATGAATTCCGGTGCCGAGTGGACGATTCTGAGAGCGAGCTGGTTTTGCCAGAATTTTAGCGAAGGTTACCTGCTGGACCCGATTCTGGGTGGGTATATGGCTCTTCCGGTCAGAAACATTGGCGAACCGTTCATTGATGTAGACGACATTGCTGACGTCGCTGTTACCGTATTGGCCGAGGCCGGGCATACGAATCAACTTTATGAATTGACTGGTCCGAGACTGCTAACCTTCGAGGAGGCTATTCGGGAAATCGCTACTACAACAGGACAATCAATTCAGTATGAGCAGATTTCTGGCGAAGCATACGTTGCCGCGCTCACAGAATATGGTGTGCCAAACGAGTATATAACGTTACTGACTTATTTATTTACCGAAGTCATGGATGGCCGGAACGCCACCGTAGCCAATGGAGTAGAACAGGTTCTGGACAGGAAACCAACCGATTTCGCCGAATTTATTCACAAAACAGTCGCCAGTGGTATCTGGGCCACTCGTTAG
- a CDS encoding helix-turn-helix transcriptional regulator, whose translation MIYEQILPPDYLKNYVRYFWRLESLPTDTEPKTFKTIVDGSPGLMLQYAGNGTLYQFDKQLPDIFLYGQSTLPTEISSTEAFRTIGVFFYPNALKSIFGLDAHELTDSCVDLRFLTRKEAIFLSENVLPVSSLSDQIDWLSAYLLRLIEQNNTQQDTIMGYALAQIAHSKGTISLKELQDKLNVTERSFERKFRQWVGLSPKLYARICRFQASLDQLRNNDYEKLSDIAFDNGYADHSHFIRTFKEFAGFSPDQFRKQSNEVAENFPELIK comes from the coding sequence ATGATATACGAACAGATACTACCGCCCGACTATCTTAAAAATTATGTCCGTTATTTCTGGCGCCTGGAAAGTTTACCTACTGATACTGAGCCAAAAACCTTTAAGACGATTGTCGACGGATCGCCCGGTCTAATGTTGCAATATGCCGGTAACGGAACACTCTACCAGTTTGACAAGCAATTGCCCGACATTTTCCTGTATGGACAATCCACTTTGCCTACAGAAATCTCCTCCACCGAAGCATTCAGGACAATTGGGGTCTTTTTCTACCCGAATGCGCTGAAATCCATTTTCGGCCTCGATGCCCATGAATTGACCGACTCGTGCGTTGATTTACGTTTCCTGACTAGAAAAGAGGCTATTTTTCTGTCCGAAAATGTGCTACCTGTCTCCTCGCTATCCGATCAGATTGACTGGCTATCTGCTTATTTATTGCGGCTGATCGAGCAAAATAATACGCAGCAGGATACCATAATGGGCTATGCTCTGGCCCAGATAGCCCATTCAAAAGGCACTATTTCCCTGAAAGAATTACAGGATAAACTGAACGTAACCGAACGAAGCTTCGAACGAAAATTCAGGCAGTGGGTCGGCCTTTCGCCTAAGTTATATGCCCGAATCTGCCGTTTCCAGGCATCATTAGACCAATTGAGGAACAATGACTATGAAAAACTTTCTGACATAGCGTTCGACAATGGCTATGCCGACCATTCTCATTTTATCCGGACTTTTAAGGAATTTGCCGGATTCTCACCGGATCAATTTCGAAAACAGTCGAATGAGGTGGCTGAGAATTTCCCTGAACTGATTAAATAG